The following coding sequences are from one Paenibacillus tundrae window:
- a CDS encoding methionine ABC transporter permease: protein MIPESVIKYQDEIWQAIGDTFVMVGISIAAAILIGLPLGTLLYLFRRGQRYENKPLFTILGSLVNIIRSFPFLLLVVFMIPFTRIVVGTSIGTLAASVPLSVIAIALYARLVEQALLDVPKGVVEAATSMGASTLQLVVKFLYVEARSSLILGLTTATISFISYSTVMGIVGGGGVGDFAIRYGYQRYETDIMLFTIIIMIILVQTIQYAGSRLSRWLDRRS from the coding sequence ATGATACCTGAATCCGTGATCAAATATCAGGATGAGATATGGCAAGCGATCGGAGATACCTTTGTCATGGTCGGCATCTCCATTGCGGCAGCAATTCTGATCGGGTTGCCTCTGGGAACGCTGCTATATTTGTTCAGAAGGGGTCAGCGATACGAAAACAAACCGTTGTTTACGATTCTCGGAAGCCTGGTTAATATTATTCGTTCGTTTCCTTTCCTGCTGCTAGTTGTATTCATGATTCCGTTCACTCGGATTGTGGTGGGCACGTCCATCGGTACACTTGCGGCATCTGTTCCACTATCAGTGATTGCTATTGCTTTGTACGCTAGACTCGTTGAACAGGCCTTGCTCGATGTGCCCAAAGGCGTGGTTGAAGCGGCTACATCGATGGGAGCATCAACCTTACAGCTTGTTGTGAAATTTCTATATGTAGAGGCTCGATCAAGCCTTATATTGGGTCTTACGACGGCGACCATCAGTTTTATCTCCTACTCCACAGTGATGGGGATTGTTGGTGGAGGCGGTGTTGGTGATTTTGCGATTCGGTATGGTTACCAGCGGTACGAAACGGATATTATGTTATTTACGATTATCATTATGATTATCTTGGTACAGACGATTCAATATGCAGGTAGCAGATTATCACGCTGGCTTGATCGTCGATCTTGA
- a CDS encoding MetQ/NlpA family ABC transporter substrate-binding protein has translation MKAKLMLTLLAVMLVVAGCGQKEAAPAAEGTNTDNEATQEVTLKVATLIPPMTDVLDIVKPLLKEDGVNLEVVVLSDNVQPNTALANKEVDANFFQHLPYMTQYNEAHNSNLVGVQPIYNAIYGAYSKTYKSMDELPDGATVAIANDASNTGRSLVMMEQNGLIKLKEGVGFDATLSDVIENPKNFQFKEVDLLMLARMLDDADLVAMTPAYASPLGLTPKKDALFTEKDDSHFAITLVAREDNKDSEAIQKLAKRMAGPEVKAFFEENYADIAIPAFE, from the coding sequence ATGAAAGCGAAATTAATGCTTACACTGCTTGCAGTGATGCTTGTAGTAGCCGGTTGCGGTCAGAAGGAAGCCGCACCTGCGGCGGAAGGAACGAACACAGACAACGAAGCAACACAGGAAGTTACATTGAAAGTGGCTACACTGATTCCACCAATGACGGATGTGTTGGACATTGTTAAACCATTGTTGAAAGAAGATGGCGTGAATCTGGAAGTTGTGGTTTTATCCGATAATGTGCAGCCGAATACAGCGCTAGCGAACAAAGAGGTGGATGCTAACTTCTTCCAGCATTTGCCTTATATGACTCAATATAATGAAGCACATAACTCCAATCTGGTCGGCGTTCAACCCATCTACAATGCGATCTACGGCGCATATTCCAAAACATACAAGTCAATGGATGAACTGCCGGATGGCGCAACGGTTGCAATTGCCAACGATGCTTCGAACACAGGACGTTCATTAGTCATGATGGAGCAGAATGGTTTGATTAAGTTGAAAGAGGGCGTAGGATTCGATGCTACACTATCGGATGTTATTGAGAATCCTAAGAACTTCCAGTTTAAAGAAGTGGACCTGCTGATGCTGGCTCGTATGTTGGATGATGCAGATCTGGTTGCGATGACACCTGCTTATGCAAGCCCACTGGGTCTTACGCCGAAGAAGGATGCACTCTTCACGGAGAAGGATGATTCTCATTTTGCCATCACATTGGTTGCTCGTGAAGATAATAAGGACTCCGAAGCCATTCAGAAATTGGCGAAACGTATGGCTGGTCCTGAGGTAAAAGCATTCTTCGAAGAAAACTATGCAGATATCGCAATTCCGGCATTTGAATAA
- a CDS encoding methyl-accepting chemotaxis protein, translating into MRKKRKLVSLTKIHKNFKAKLALSLIAFLVIPSFLVGILAYNNARGEIEKQILHSAIENVNLANSTIDIVINAKRSHIEFYADKLTGVMGQEDAETSIVDELKDYAGQNPDIITIGLGTEEGVYLMSSDGDMPDGYDPRTRPWYIEAMGSPDEVIVSDPYTSVETNDVTITIAKALRDRSGVVELDLDLTDISGLVSGIKVGEEGYMILLDSSKKYIYHPTQPAGTDATEDLWTQVYENPSGQFNYTLGQDEKIMYFDTNASTEWKVAGTMYSSEIDTAAAPILHRMIIIISACLIVGCVIILLVMRSIVRPIRRLKDQAIQVSEGDLTQTIVSTSHDEIGELSDAFGKMQDNLRLLIQNVEKSASEVVASSEEMTQSAESTSAASEQVARAIQEIASGAERQTNGIEHNHGAMSEMTVGITRISESSMRVADLAKHTTVQAEEGGEAVKQTVSQMHSIQNTVEETNQLIQALYERSNQISAITELIGNIAKKTNLLALNASIEAARAGEHGNGFAVVAGEVRVLAEQSQQSVSEITALTNAVQEDMAASVRMMAKVTTEVGDGMTISTEAIQKFEYILNSMRDTTPQIEEIAATSQQITAGVQEVAAISKELAGIAGANAATSEEVAASSEEQLAAMEEISSSARSLTSMAEHLQGMIQKFKY; encoded by the coding sequence GTGAGAAAAAAGAGGAAGTTGGTTTCATTAACCAAAATTCATAAAAACTTTAAGGCTAAACTAGCGTTGTCATTAATCGCTTTTTTGGTCATACCTTCGTTCTTGGTTGGAATATTAGCATATAACAATGCGAGAGGCGAAATAGAAAAACAAATTTTACATAGTGCGATAGAGAATGTTAACCTGGCTAATTCAACCATTGATATTGTGATAAATGCTAAGCGTAGCCACATCGAATTCTATGCAGATAAGCTCACAGGAGTAATGGGTCAAGAAGATGCGGAGACATCGATTGTGGATGAATTGAAGGACTATGCTGGGCAAAATCCAGATATTATAACCATCGGCTTGGGGACGGAGGAAGGCGTGTATCTCATGTCGTCTGACGGCGATATGCCGGATGGCTATGATCCAAGAACAAGACCATGGTATATCGAAGCGATGGGAAGCCCGGATGAAGTTATTGTAAGTGATCCGTATACTTCTGTTGAGACGAACGATGTTACCATCACCATTGCGAAGGCGCTTCGTGACAGATCTGGTGTGGTAGAGCTGGATCTGGATTTGACCGACATTAGTGGTTTGGTTAGCGGAATTAAGGTAGGGGAAGAAGGATATATGATTTTGCTGGATAGCAGTAAAAAGTATATTTATCACCCAACTCAGCCTGCTGGAACAGACGCGACAGAGGATCTGTGGACACAGGTGTACGAGAATCCTTCAGGGCAATTCAACTATACACTGGGACAAGACGAGAAAATTATGTATTTCGATACTAACGCATCGACAGAGTGGAAAGTGGCTGGAACGATGTATTCCTCTGAAATTGACACTGCGGCTGCACCTATTTTGCATCGGATGATTATTATCATTTCAGCTTGTCTTATTGTAGGATGCGTCATTATTTTGCTGGTCATGCGTTCTATTGTTCGACCGATTCGCCGTCTGAAAGACCAAGCGATCCAAGTGAGCGAGGGGGATCTTACCCAGACGATTGTTAGTACAAGTCATGATGAGATCGGTGAGCTAAGTGATGCGTTTGGGAAAATGCAGGACAATCTGCGATTGTTGATTCAAAATGTCGAGAAAAGCGCAAGTGAAGTTGTTGCTTCCTCAGAGGAAATGACACAGAGTGCAGAATCCACCAGTGCCGCTAGTGAGCAGGTTGCACGGGCTATCCAGGAAATTGCGAGCGGTGCAGAAAGACAGACGAATGGCATCGAACATAATCATGGAGCGATGAGTGAAATGACCGTAGGCATTACTCGCATTTCCGAAAGCTCTATGCGTGTCGCCGACTTAGCGAAGCATACTACCGTTCAGGCGGAAGAGGGTGGGGAAGCGGTTAAACAGACCGTCAGCCAGATGCATTCCATCCAGAATACCGTAGAAGAGACCAATCAACTGATTCAGGCGTTATATGAACGCTCTAACCAGATTTCTGCGATTACAGAACTGATCGGTAACATAGCCAAGAAGACGAATTTGCTTGCCCTGAATGCCTCGATTGAAGCTGCTCGTGCAGGTGAACACGGTAATGGTTTTGCCGTCGTAGCGGGTGAAGTGCGCGTATTGGCGGAACAATCCCAACAATCCGTGAGCGAAATTACGGCTCTCACTAATGCTGTTCAAGAGGATATGGCTGCCTCGGTTCGTATGATGGCAAAGGTAACCACAGAGGTTGGTGATGGTATGACCATCTCAACAGAAGCGATTCAGAAGTTTGAATACATTTTGAATAGCATGAGAGATACAACACCACAGATTGAAGAGATTGCAGCGACGTCACAGCAGATTACAGCAGGTGTGCAGGAAGTAGCAGCGATCTCTAAAGAGTTGGCAGGTATTGCTGGGGCTAATGCGGCAACGTCCGAAGAAGTTGCGGCCTCGTCAGAGGAGCAACTAGCAGCGATGGAGGAGATTTCATCTTCAGCACGAAGCTTAACGTCCATGGCGGAGCATCTACAAGGAATGATTCAGAAATTCAAATATTAA